A genomic region of Mycobacterium senriense contains the following coding sequences:
- a CDS encoding cyclic nucleotide-binding domain-containing protein, whose product MKADAKHYEEDARRLRGYATFGNFSDAQLQRLARVAHRTATTAALPLIHEQTPSDSCYILLSGEVGVYIGRDRVAALGPGEVIGESALQRGRLRSATVTTMGPAELLRIERDDLDALLNEIPALREIIDASVARHVPVDLPPKPKPPFSRLGASVRTDLLERFEQAANSAGVDVATALEDALTRWIERDGTA is encoded by the coding sequence ATGAAGGCCGACGCGAAGCACTATGAGGAAGACGCTCGGCGGCTACGTGGGTACGCCACATTCGGTAACTTCTCGGATGCTCAACTACAGCGGCTCGCCCGAGTAGCTCATCGCACCGCGACGACGGCGGCATTGCCGCTGATTCATGAGCAGACTCCGTCGGACTCCTGCTACATCCTGCTCAGCGGGGAGGTGGGCGTGTACATCGGCCGGGACCGCGTCGCCGCGCTGGGGCCGGGCGAGGTGATCGGCGAATCGGCGCTGCAGCGCGGCAGGCTGCGTTCTGCCACCGTGACGACGATGGGGCCTGCCGAGCTGTTGCGGATTGAACGCGACGATCTTGACGCGTTGCTCAACGAGATACCGGCACTTCGCGAAATCATTGACGCGTCCGTCGCGCGACACGTGCCCGTAGACCTGCCGCCGAAGCCGAAGCCACCGTTCTCCCGGTTGGGCGCCTCGGTCCGCACCGACCTGCTCGAGCGGTTTGAGCAGGCCGCTAACAGCGCCGGCGTGGACGTCGCGACCGCACTCGAAGATGCGCTTACCCGTTGGATCGAACGGGACGGCACAGCGTAG
- a CDS encoding DUF2510 domain-containing protein, which translates to MPSEQAPPPPQSAPGWYPDPAVGHGLQRYFDGTSWTSEWAFTAEPRKKGLSGRAVLAVAALCVLVLLILVGKSWIFDPKKASHSPPSGSSIAAGPTEPAPSTPAGPKKPEGVTFTTAPGPSGDVVNARFAIRDNYTEQLIKDGARLDTIDILKYARATYPDASAVNVQGTFPMTDPYGNTSTQVAIDLTYSRATLDKINFDGISKASIWEIRDSGNILPAFQP; encoded by the coding sequence ATGCCGTCTGAACAGGCGCCGCCCCCGCCGCAATCGGCGCCGGGATGGTACCCCGACCCCGCCGTAGGCCACGGGCTGCAGCGATACTTCGACGGCACCAGCTGGACCAGCGAGTGGGCGTTCACCGCAGAGCCGCGGAAGAAGGGCCTGTCCGGAAGGGCGGTCCTGGCGGTGGCGGCGCTGTGCGTCCTCGTCCTCCTGATCCTCGTGGGCAAAAGCTGGATTTTCGACCCGAAGAAGGCCAGCCACTCGCCCCCCTCGGGCAGTTCGATCGCGGCGGGCCCAACGGAGCCGGCGCCGTCGACACCGGCCGGCCCCAAGAAGCCGGAGGGAGTCACCTTCACCACCGCCCCGGGCCCGAGCGGCGACGTGGTCAACGCCCGATTCGCCATTCGTGACAACTACACCGAGCAGCTGATCAAAGATGGCGCCCGGCTGGACACCATCGACATCCTCAAGTACGCGAGAGCGACCTATCCTGACGCGTCCGCGGTGAACGTCCAGGGCACCTTCCCGATGACCGACCCGTACGGCAACACCTCGACTCAGGTGGCCATCGACCTCACGTACTCGCGGGCGACGCTGGACAAGATCAACTTCGACGGCATCAGCAAGGCCAGCATCTGGGAGATTCGCGATTCCGGCAATATTCTTCCGGCCTTTCAGCCG
- a CDS encoding succinic semialdehyde dehydrogenase has protein sequence MPAPSAEVFDRLRQLAAIKDITARQTKTIDEIFTGRPLTTIPIGTAEDVEAAFAEARAAQAAWANRPVTERVAVIARYRDLVVKNREFLMDLLQAEAGKARWAAQEEIIDLMANANYYAGVAADLLKPHTVPALLPGIGKTTVGYQPKGVVGVISPWNYPMTLTVSDSVPALLAGNAVVLKPDSQTPYCALACAELLYEAGLPRALYAIVPGPGSVVGTAIIDNCDYLMFTGSTATGRQLAEHAGRRLIGFSAELGGKNAMIVTRGANLDKAAKAATRACFSNAGQLCISIERIYVDKDIADDFVGKFGAAVRNMTLGTAYDFSVDMGSLISAGQLDTVTDHVDDAKAKGAKVIAGGKARPDVGPLFYEPTVLTDVTQEMECAANETFGPVVSIYPVADVDEAVEKANDTEYGLNASVWAGSSAEGERVAARLRSGTVNVNEGYAFAWGSLSAPMGGMGQSGVGRRHGPEGLLKYTESQTIATARVFNLDPPLGIPGKLWQKSLLPIVRTVSKLPGRK, from the coding sequence ATGCCCGCACCGTCAGCCGAGGTCTTCGACCGTTTGCGTCAACTGGCCGCGATCAAAGACATCACCGCACGCCAGACGAAGACGATCGACGAGATCTTCACGGGCAGGCCGCTGACCACCATCCCGATCGGCACGGCCGAAGACGTCGAAGCCGCATTCGCCGAAGCGCGGGCGGCCCAGGCCGCCTGGGCGAACCGCCCGGTCACCGAGCGCGTCGCCGTCATCGCCCGTTATCGCGACCTCGTAGTGAAGAACCGCGAGTTCCTGATGGATCTCCTTCAGGCCGAGGCCGGTAAGGCCCGCTGGGCGGCGCAGGAGGAAATCATCGACCTGATGGCGAACGCGAACTACTACGCCGGCGTCGCCGCGGACCTGCTCAAGCCCCACACGGTGCCCGCGCTGCTTCCCGGGATCGGCAAGACGACGGTCGGCTACCAGCCCAAGGGCGTGGTCGGGGTGATCTCGCCGTGGAACTACCCCATGACGCTGACCGTGTCCGACTCGGTGCCGGCGCTGCTGGCGGGTAACGCGGTGGTGCTCAAGCCGGACAGCCAAACCCCGTACTGTGCGCTCGCGTGCGCCGAGCTGCTCTATGAGGCCGGCTTGCCGCGGGCGCTCTATGCGATCGTGCCCGGGCCGGGCTCGGTGGTCGGCACCGCGATCATCGACAACTGCGACTACTTGATGTTCACCGGTTCCACCGCCACCGGCAGGCAACTCGCCGAACACGCGGGCCGTCGGCTGATCGGTTTCTCGGCCGAACTCGGGGGCAAGAACGCGATGATCGTCACGCGGGGGGCCAACCTGGACAAGGCCGCCAAGGCGGCCACCCGCGCGTGCTTTTCGAATGCGGGCCAGCTGTGCATCTCCATCGAGCGGATCTACGTGGACAAAGACATCGCCGACGATTTCGTCGGCAAGTTCGGTGCCGCGGTGCGAAACATGACGCTGGGCACCGCATATGACTTCTCGGTCGATATGGGCAGCCTGATCTCCGCGGGTCAGCTCGACACCGTGACGGACCACGTCGACGATGCGAAAGCCAAGGGCGCCAAGGTGATTGCAGGCGGCAAGGCCCGGCCCGACGTCGGGCCGCTGTTCTACGAGCCGACGGTGTTGACCGACGTCACGCAGGAGATGGAGTGCGCGGCCAACGAGACGTTCGGGCCGGTCGTCTCGATCTATCCCGTCGCCGACGTGGATGAGGCCGTCGAGAAGGCCAACGACACCGAGTACGGGCTCAACGCGAGCGTGTGGGCCGGCTCCTCGGCCGAGGGCGAGCGGGTCGCCGCGCGATTGCGGTCCGGGACGGTGAACGTCAACGAGGGGTACGCGTTCGCGTGGGGCAGCCTCAGCGCGCCGATGGGCGGGATGGGCCAGTCCGGCGTCGGCCGCCGGCACGGTCCCGAGGGCCTGCTGAAGTACACCGAATCACAGACGATCGCGACCGCGCGCGTGTTCAATCTCGATCCGCCCCTTGGTATTCCGGGAAAACTGTGGCAGAAGTCGCTGTTGCCCATCGTGCGGACGGTATCGAAGCTTCCCGGTCGGAAGTGA
- a CDS encoding cold-shock protein, with product MAQGTVKWFNSEKGFGFIAPDGGAKDVFVHHSEIQGSGFRTLEENQRVEFEITQGAKGPQAVGVTAV from the coding sequence ATGGCGCAGGGAACTGTCAAATGGTTCAACAGCGAGAAGGGTTTCGGATTCATCGCTCCTGACGGTGGAGCAAAAGATGTGTTCGTCCACCATTCCGAGATCCAAGGGAGCGGTTTCCGCACGCTCGAGGAGAACCAACGGGTCGAGTTCGAGATCACCCAGGGGGCTAAGGGCCCTCAGGCGGTTGGTGTCACCGCCGTCTAA
- a CDS encoding fatty acid desaturase family protein, producing MAITEVPEYAHLSDDALEALASALDAIRCDVEDSRGIKDREYIRRAIAFQRCLELAARLTIGGSKSKLGWAVGTAALTVAKCVENMELSHNITHGQWDWMNDPEIHSTTWEWDMVGPSAHWQSSHNHRHHMFTNVVGVDDDLGFGVLRVTRDQEWKPSSLLQPLRAMLLALLFEWGVALHGLYAVQDRETTDARKAVHKRAMIRKMARQVVKDYVLFPAFSRRRWRSTLAANVVANELRNVWAFVVIACGHFADGAEKFTPAVLENETKADWYLRQMLGTANFRAGPVLAFMSGNLCYQIEHHLFPDLPSNRYPEIADRVRTLCVTYDLPYTTGPLLRQFLLTVRTVCKLALPDRFLLATADDAPETASENRFRSAADRSRAVDAGNDVLQGGLATAISLRANRRRHRIRST from the coding sequence ATGGCAATCACCGAAGTACCTGAATACGCCCATCTCAGCGACGACGCACTCGAGGCGCTCGCGAGCGCACTGGATGCGATCCGTTGCGACGTCGAGGATTCGCGCGGAATCAAGGACCGCGAGTACATCCGGCGCGCCATCGCCTTTCAACGATGCCTCGAGCTCGCGGCGCGGCTGACGATCGGCGGCAGCAAAAGCAAGCTCGGATGGGCAGTCGGAACCGCCGCGCTGACCGTGGCCAAGTGTGTCGAGAACATGGAACTCAGCCACAACATCACCCACGGACAATGGGATTGGATGAACGATCCGGAAATCCATTCCACTACCTGGGAATGGGACATGGTCGGCCCCTCCGCGCACTGGCAGTCCTCTCACAACCATCGACACCACATGTTCACCAACGTCGTCGGCGTGGACGACGACCTGGGATTTGGAGTCCTGCGGGTCACTCGAGATCAGGAGTGGAAACCGAGCTCCCTATTGCAGCCATTGCGCGCGATGCTGCTGGCGCTCTTGTTCGAATGGGGTGTCGCGCTGCACGGCCTGTACGCGGTACAGGATCGCGAGACGACAGATGCCCGCAAAGCCGTCCACAAGAGGGCGATGATCCGCAAGATGGCTCGCCAGGTCGTCAAGGATTACGTGCTATTTCCCGCGTTCAGCCGCCGCCGATGGCGCAGCACACTGGCGGCGAACGTCGTCGCCAACGAATTGCGCAATGTGTGGGCGTTCGTGGTGATCGCCTGCGGCCACTTCGCGGATGGGGCGGAGAAGTTCACGCCCGCGGTTCTGGAGAACGAGACGAAAGCCGACTGGTATCTCCGGCAAATGTTGGGTACCGCGAACTTCCGGGCCGGCCCGGTGCTGGCGTTCATGAGTGGGAATCTGTGTTACCAAATTGAACACCACCTCTTCCCTGATCTGCCGAGCAATCGCTACCCAGAGATCGCCGACCGGGTGCGAACCCTCTGTGTCACCTACGATTTGCCCTACACCACGGGCCCCTTGCTTCGGCAGTTCCTACTCACCGTTCGCACGGTCTGCAAATTGGCACTGCCCGACCGGTTTTTGCTCGCCACCGCTGATGACGCACCAGAGACCGCGTCCGAGAACAGGTTTCGGAGCGCCGCGGACCGATCACGGGCGGTAGATGCGGGCAACGATGTGCTGCAAGGGGGATTGGCGACGGCAATAAGCCTTCGCGCCAATCGGCGCCGGCACAGGATCCGGTCCACCTAG
- a CDS encoding DUF4383 domain-containing protein: MRWSFAQVGLVIICVFHVIQAVIGFILNPSFATGPDAPTVQLLGMDYNGWHAVAGLALFAPGLVFAIRKSWSVLYLLLAAIAGALPGIWAFFSHQVAFVFNFPNNTVDAVVHLVTAAIMVGAAAVQIRMDGGLRNSLADLRKAP, translated from the coding sequence GTGAGGTGGAGCTTCGCCCAGGTCGGGCTGGTGATCATCTGCGTTTTCCATGTCATTCAGGCCGTGATCGGGTTCATCCTCAATCCCAGCTTCGCGACCGGGCCCGATGCGCCGACTGTGCAGCTGCTCGGCATGGACTACAACGGCTGGCACGCCGTCGCCGGTCTGGCGCTGTTCGCTCCGGGGCTGGTCTTCGCTATCCGCAAGTCGTGGTCGGTGTTGTATCTACTGCTCGCCGCGATAGCCGGTGCGCTGCCGGGCATTTGGGCGTTTTTCTCGCATCAGGTCGCGTTCGTATTCAATTTTCCCAACAACACGGTTGACGCGGTGGTGCACTTGGTGACCGCCGCGATCATGGTTGGGGCGGCTGCCGTCCAGATCCGGATGGATGGTGGGCTTCGAAACTCGCTCGCCGATCTCCGGAAAGCGCCGTAA
- a CDS encoding DUF5994 family protein: protein MTPLRLTLASRLGNKIDGAWWPRTGVVSRELPGLVSALEARLGQVVDINVNWSSLQSQRSLNWGWLQGVHPQVITIVGRDAQAALLLVPHRTGTALAVMILRRAAGLPVYPIHHDSRAFKTAECIVRAARGETMYEVRRRVPSNHGAGARQLP, encoded by the coding sequence GTGACCCCGCTGCGGCTTACGCTGGCATCGCGGCTCGGGAACAAGATCGATGGCGCGTGGTGGCCCCGGACGGGCGTGGTCTCACGAGAACTGCCGGGTTTGGTCTCGGCGTTGGAGGCCCGCTTGGGCCAGGTCGTCGATATCAACGTCAACTGGTCGTCATTGCAAAGCCAGCGGAGTCTGAACTGGGGTTGGTTGCAGGGAGTCCATCCACAGGTCATCACCATCGTGGGCCGCGACGCGCAGGCGGCACTTCTCTTGGTTCCACACCGCACCGGTACAGCGCTTGCGGTCATGATTTTGCGTCGGGCTGCCGGCCTGCCCGTCTACCCGATCCATCACGACTCACGCGCGTTCAAGACCGCCGAATGTATAGTCCGCGCGGCCCGCGGCGAGACCATGTATGAAGTGCGTCGTCGAGTCCCGTCGAACCACGGTGCGGGTGCGCGACAGCTGCCGTAG